From the genome of Lytechinus pictus isolate F3 Inbred chromosome 4, Lp3.0, whole genome shotgun sequence:
ATATCTAATACAATCGGCATTCCAGGGGGATTCTGATGCCATTGGGCGATCCAAGATGGAGTCATCATTCCCTCTCCCTATGGCCAGCAATGCAGGAGCCTAAGAGATTAGCTGCTTCCACATCATGCAACTCTATTACAGGTATTTCCACTTCTTCTCACAATTCTGTGGGTCAGCAAATTATAATCTCATCTCATCTCTTCAGTGAAACCTGAAGATATTATGTAAGTCACCTTTTTTTCCTAGTTTCGATTGAAAATACAAAGCTCTGGATTTTTGGTTTTAATCTAATACCTCGGCTACAGACACCCATGCCCATGCCAAGCGTGAAAAGTGTAGACGATGCAATTCACGAATGcatcatataatcatgattatcaatgGATGTTAAGCCAACTGTAACACCGATATATAATAAACTAGGTTTTTAAGGTTAACATTATCATATCAATAATATACATGACACATTTTCTAGGTTCGCACCGAGTAATTTTATCGCTCAATAATTTCAGCCATTCATAAAGTCTTTCTAATCATACAGTACATATACAGACATGGTCTTTTCATAAGAATTATAACAAGGACTATTTTGctttaaatataaattatcattattattagttttattGACAAGGCGAGATGACATACTTTTTTTCTAGATCAAAAGCTAGCATTTCGACCGGACAGATCAGAGGCCCACTGAAAGGGATTCATATAATGCAAATATCCTATAAATAACACTTTCGAAGCCACTGCTCAACAAAAATGTCACAGCCATAGATATAATAATAGACTAATTTTGATTTAATGTGCTGATGCTTTCCTGggttttttaaacaataatcATTGGATACTTTTGGAGTGTGTGTTGACTTGACACAATCATGGTGGGATTTGCCATGATCTAAAAAGCTTGGTAGTACTGATTAGTTTCCTTCAAACATCCACAATATTTTTCGGTTCAAGTTTTAGCACTTTATATCCCACTTGTCTGAAGGTCATACGTAACTTTAGTAACAACAtgtgccccccaccccctccaaaatgaacgTATTTATCAGGACACTGTACAACACAAAATTTAACGGTTGCTTGTACAGTTAATATTTGCGTTTGTTTTACAAACAATGTTCAATGCAATCACTTGTAAATATCAGGATTGTGATCGATCAgtaagatttgtgttacaggaccaaCGCTACATCCATGTCAATGCTGCTGATACATCCTGAGTTCTCTCTGcatggaaagaataaaaaaagaaaaggtggaTTTAGCAATTGGTCCCATACTACAAAGTTTAGGGTCTGACAATACAATTGACTTTCACAACTAATCAGTTATGGTCAATCCAACTAAGCATAAAGATTTGTTCTACGATAAACTGTTACCCCTAAAAAGtttacatgtgggactacaatagtcccacatgtagactttcatgttgTTAAGTGTAACATCGTAAAATGAGCGCCAagagagaggtgaatattcATCACTTTCTTGAAGGTTTCCAATTAATGTGAAATTTCTTCAACTTTTCAGGAAGGTAATGTGCACAGCGATTTTCACTATGATTGCATGATCTTCTAAGGCATCAAATTAGCCCAGTCTTTTTAGTCGATTACTCGTGAAATTACTGCTTGTTGTTTGAGCTCATCATAAAACATCTTGCTCATATTCAACAGACAAAACTTCCTACTTACTTTTGGAGATTGATGCTAATTACATAAATACACTCAAGGAGACATGATTATGAACAGATATATGATTAACTTACTTCATAGAtgtttaattatttatatattctcaAAAGTGTCGATACGTTGCCGGGTGTTCCCGCTTCGGATGTTTCTCAACGTCTGGTATTTGTCACGCCCTGCTCTGATGTTTTCCTGATGGATCTGGTCATACTTATCTTCGCCCTTGCTTTCATCCTTCATGGCCTTCAGCTCGGACTGAAGTTTCTGTCATGAATGAATTTGATAGAGTTGATTTTAAGCAATGGGTATGGTGACATTTAGGCAGAAAACCCGCAAACTAAACCcctaaaaaaagtttggaaatctgagtttggccattaatttctcccaactcccaattttacataacgcatatttgatatcattcaaaagatcatttaattttctttaaaatgataccacgcttgttatgatcatgccatcacgaaaagagcaggattcaaaggTGTTGGATGAgttctgaattgaaaagctgtaAAACGAGCAGAAATCGTCATGAAGGTTCAATAAAGAACTGtgttttgtctgtgtcaatagagatgaaaatccatattcaATTCAAGCCCCTGCGTCTTCATTTGTGAtgtttgttgtggtttatgtagtgatggttctgtgagataacatggtttgagtcgtggtttgaaatacccatgcatgtttgtttgttatgtgtttgctagTGCAGAGGtatgtttgattccatgttaatgttgatgttaaggtgaaTGAAGACAAAAGAAAGCGCTGAGagactcactcatcaccacggaaaaaggaACAgtagtgactttcaatattgtgtcattttgcaacttttgaattttgaccttgccccacatttcaaggcacaacacctccatgtgaaccattatcatatcatgtagggtatcatgttaaagagaattaaattatctattcattggtatcaatcaCACGTTAATGTTCACTAAAACTGATgaggaattatcgatcaaagtcagatttccaaactttttttgaggagtttattacTAATagttaacaaaataatatatacaagCTTACTGCTTATGTATTAAAGTTAAAGGGGAACTTCATCCGGACAAAATCTTTaatgaaacaagtggaacgcctctggcagtctcgcctgcattacgcaatctaatatagcagcagtgctaactttgaaaactactataaaataatcattcacaaaaacatcattcatataatgacataataccacgttcattgaccataaatgacatttgaacggagacttaagactgtctactacacccatgtccacatttcattcactctatccataaactttcaaagttatgatggcacttcaacaattaccccaacatggcctaagtttattgaccttaactgacctttgacttggttttgtgacctgaaactcacaggggatgttcagtgatgcttgattactcttatatcccaagttttatgaactagatccataaactttcacagttaggatggtaattcaacaaatacccccaacttggccaaagttcattgactctaaatgacctttgaccttggtcatgtgacctgaaactcaggcaggatgttcactaatacttgattaaccttatgtccaagtttcatggactagatccataaattttcaaagttatgatagtaattcaacaaatacccccaacttgaccaaagttcattgaccctaaatgacctttgaccttggtcacgtgacctgaaactcgagcaggatgttcactaatacttgattaaccttatgcccaagtttcatgaactaggtccatatactttctaagttatgatgtcatttcaaaaacttaaccttcggttaagattttgaaaataattttcccaacatggtctaagttcattgaccctaaatgacctttgaccttggtcatgtgacctgaaactcaggcaggatgttcagtaatacttgattaaccttatgtccaagtttcatgaactaggtccatatactttctaagttatgatgtcatttcaaaaacttaaccttaggttaagatttgatgttgacgccgccgccgtcgccgccgccaccgccgccgtcggaaaagcggcgcctatagtctcgctctgctatgcaggcgagacaaaaacagcagaaaaaaatgtaaaaatattggtgaaggtttgagaaaaatccatcaaatattttaaaacaCACAAGAGtgcttatttcatatttgcaattcttgGCGAACATTTATGTTAGAGTCCAGGTGATAAATAGGAAcagtaaaatttgaaaaaagggcCAAATCAATAACGGGCGAGAGCTGGGGCAATTTTGGATTGCAATGAGTATAGATAGAGTTGATATCAACTGTTCTTTGTTGTTTGTAGGTAAAAATCACAAGCAAATTACCTGTAATTTGTCTAGGAGATGCTTATCTGGAAGATAGGATTCTTTATCGTCTAAATCGTCGGTGTCATCCTGCTGTACTTCCAATTCGTGATCTTGTTCATCTTCTTCACCTTCATCTTTAGGAATTAATTGTTGAGCTTCTCGTTGAGCAGCTAGTTGAGCAGCATGTTGAGCAGCGGCTGCCTCCTGCGCTTCTTGGAgctccctttccctctcctgTGACATCCTCAACTGTCAAAACAAACATATATCACGGCAATAGACTAGGCGGAAAATCccaaaacattttgaatatcaacCGACATCCAAAATCATGGAGACAAGAGTCCATTTCTTCATGGAAAAATTAACATGCTCATTTTTTTGCcatatgtaaatgaaatttcagTGCATTTTCAAGACTCATCCAATATGATATTATCAATCTATCCTGAAAAATACTCATCAAATATATATAccgttgaggccagaagtttacatacacccagggggggggggggggcctcggcggccccctcaacgattcgcgcaatatttttgccgcgcgaaattttttgaccgcgccgctcgctgactttttactttcaagtcttgcacaacttttgagaccaaatttgcgacgacTGGGTaagcggttccgaaattacgcaacattttgtaagtgcatgtcagactcaaaaacgtgatttcgtgtacaaagtcaatgcgaATTGTCTATTCAACccataatcaaaattgtatgattatttttagttttgctggtctaaatggaattattttatgctgtttatgatctcaaaagagtccccaacaaagttcattgaaaaaacaataaaaaacaaaagttccaaaaaaacagagaaatacataagaaattgcaaaaaacaatataatacataagagaTTGTACtgatattgcaattttttcatgttcatttgctaagaacaccatAAAGAGTTTCTACacaaaaaattagaacatttggagctttatttagggaattagagcaaaaagtatgattttacatactaattacgcataaattagcataattacttaaTAACAATTTGCACGAAATAAATTTATACAGACTTTTGTAGATTGTGTTCCAGGCAatctgcgtgccaattttcggcacGATCacatcatgatagaaaatgtaatataaatcatagattttacatttatatatttctatgaaacaatGTTTGAAGATATAATAACAAATAGAATACTGATTTGGCACCAAGATTactctttttcttcaaagaaaattccacctaaaatatactttaatcgCAATGACATCCCAgtcatgtgaaagagcttaatacgccctttcatttgataccaaattcgtcatggtagtatttatatttctgaagatacagtaaatttttcaatgtttggcaagcgaacgaatttcactgaattccatgggtgtatgtaaacttttggcctcaaatATTATATCTGCAACATCATAAGGACCACAGACAGcctaaaatgtgattttcatttcatgtggTAAAAGCAATCTTTTGTTTCACACTCAAGTACAAAAGTAAACGTAACTTCAgactccccctccccctcaccgAGGTGGTATTCAGTTTAAGCCGGAGCAATTGGACTCGGGAGCTCAAGCTGGGTAACTGATATAAGGCCAAGGAACAGTGATTACCTTCTCTGCAAATTCAGCCGATTCTTTTAACGACTCTTCTCGACTTTGTTCCAAGCGTGCTTTCTCGTCTGCTAATGCCTCTActcttgctctcatttcttccTTCTCTTGAGCAGTCATCTCCCTTTCAAGGGTTGCCTCGTTCATTTGCATTTCCATTGCAGCCACCTTGCTTTGATATTCTTCTGATTCCATCTGCTGCTGCTGCAATTTCTCGCGCATTGCTCTTGATTCCTCTTCCCAACGTTTCAAATCTGTGATTTAAACATAAAATCCACAAGTCGTAACAGTCATAAAGCAAATTGGAATGAAATAATCAGGGCCGggtaattacattttttttaatggtgacTGCCCAGGGTTTTTGATAGAGAtagatgtaaactacaagactgtataacaaaaattataagaaaataattgtttataaatttgccctaaatgtttttttttatttgttgcatTTATTTGATAAAAGGTGTTTGATCTGCTCATTGAATATGCAAAACCTATCTATTCATGCATATCTACTATGCacatgaggtaaaaaaaaaaccaaaaaaaaaatatccatagCTGGAATTTAGAAACAGAATGAATTCCGTTTAGCTAACCTTCTCTGCTCTTCTCCTCAGCTAATTCTTTCTCACGTATTTGTTGTTGTAATCGTTTATATTTCTCCTCAGTTTCCTGTCTCTTCTTCATCTCAATAGCTAGCTGCTCTCTGTAAAATAACATCACATAGATAGTCATGGATTAGTACTGccctaaaataaaaacttgtgatgatgctgctgctgctgacaATGATGaggacgacgatgatgatgctgataatgatgatggtggtggtgattatgacgATAGTGGTCGTGGTGACACTGATCATGATGAAGGTGGTGATGGTgacaacaatgatgatggtgttgatggtgatgatgatgaaaatgacgatggtgatgatgaacgTTGCTTTTACCTACAAACAATCATTTCTCTCATAATAACAGGACAAGGGACAAAATACAAGGAGATATATATGTAACACCTATTCTTGCTTTTTCTTATATCATTAACTAAATTATATGACAATCACTACAATAATGGAAAAATAAGTAACAAAATACAAGGAGAGTTGTCTACCTTTCCAATTTTTTGGCTTGCTTCTCTTCCTTTGCTTGTGCCTTCATCTGTTGCACTTCTATGGTATCGGGCTTACGTCTGCGCATGTAAAGTTCATGGTTGCCCATACACAAGGCAAGGATTCTCTTGTTGATTCGCAACCGAGATGCGTAGAAAACAAAGTCCTGTCAAATAAAAGAGAGTATTGTTGAGGGGAAGGCCATCTCAAAACACTTGTTGTGAGAGTTTATTCAATGCTTTCCATATCTTCGAGAATTTTTTATAATATCAGacaagataaaaacaaataacaagtggaatgcttctggcagtcttgcctgcatcaCACAATCCAATAGGGTAGACGGGCTGACTTTCAAACAATTACATGAAAGatgcattttctttttcataaagagagaaaaaaaaaacacaattttataATAAACccccaagttcattgaccttgactAAGAAACTTGTAAACTTATcaatcatttgtaatatccaATAACTATCtaatataatcataaatttCCTTTAACATGCTTGAATATTTCCCTTTAATAATGATTCCTTGTAAATTGATCcgaaatgaccttttacctggACATGAAACTACCTGAAATTTAATGTCTGATACCTGAACACCATTTTTATACCCATGTTTTACATATTACCAAAGTTTAATTTTAAAAACTATCTTTAGTTAATATCAGATTATTGAGCcccagatgacctttgaccatcaCCTAGTAATCTGAACATCCATTTACTGACACTTGATCATCAAGATATGAAAGTTTTATGGATAAGGAACTTACACTTTCAAAATTACCTTGAtaattcaaaatcttaaccttggttaCCGGTAAGTTGTTTACAGTGATAGCAcaaaatggtcaaagttcattgactctatatgacctttgaccgtgaTCAAGTGACCAGTTTATCAGTGATAGTTGATTACCCATATATctaaagtttcatgaaatacatcCTTATACTTCCAAAGTTAAGATGACATGTCAAAACTTTAACTTGgctaagatttcgatattgaaacctgaacatggtcaaagttcattgacccacaATGACCTTTGGACTTGATCATAAGACCTCATAAGTCCTAAAgcctcgctctgctatgcaggtgataataaatgaaattatttactATGTAAGAGCAAGATTTTTCTTTCACGGCAAACTTTAATGACATTGAATGATTAGATGTCAGATAgcttctagaaaaaaaaaatttcaagtgGTGTTTTGCccgatattttctttatttgggTATTTTCGTTCAACTGTCACAAAAAGGGGAAATATTGACAGGCAAGTCAAGTGTATCTGCACTTTCTTGACAGGATGTTAAAAGTAAAACCATCCTAACCATGTGGCTTTGTCCCCATATGCTCCAAGtgttgtaatgtacatgtagttctagtTAAAAAATGTGATCCTCTGTCTTTTCGGAAGATAATCGTGAATGTTTGTATGATTAGTGCTAACTCTTGACTACTGGCATAATATACAAAGAACACAaaacagggccccgtcttacaaagagttacgattgatctgatcaatcacaactatggaaagccagcaacgtcagcatcttataaatgcatgtttgttcaaaatattttctagatgtaatgtatattcataaattcattgttttcttgaaaagtttgagttttcccctttgttcactgatggatttccatagagagttacgattgattggatcaatcgtaactctttgtaagatggggccctggctACTATGATCTACTTATGTAACAAGTGGACATGCAAATTACAACAGTCCCTTTTAATTGTCCTCGAGTGCTTGGGGATCCCATTCACAGGAGACATAGTGAAAGAGGTACAAGCACCCGAGAATCACTATATGCAGAAGAGAAATCTGTCAGAAGCCATCAGAAACAGGCACGACAGTCAACGAATCTGCAATGATAATATACTTTATAAACTGTCTTTCAAAATAGGGGTACGACAGATCCCTGCAGGAACGTATCAAGTGACAAGCCACCCCCAGACCGACAATAAGCTGCCCAAACTGAATTCTGAGATTTTAGCGAGTTCGAAAAGGcacatcctaagctttaaaatgatacataacTTGTCAAAGTTGGTGAAGAACCCATgaaagtacttgattgaatgcagaagaaacaaAGCAAGAGCTTCAAAAGTTAAGgagaaaacataacaaaaaatttATACTGGCCTATTTGGGGCCAAAATGATTTCCGCTGTCGACCGCCACAAAAATAGGCACGCATACACCCAAGGCAATAATCTATAAACTGTAAGATAAAATTCTTTCTGTCAATTGATGTACTTACCGGAGCTTTCTTCTCTATTGGCTTAATAACAAACTTCTTGTCGTTGAATGAGATGTTTCTGATTTCACTCCATGGGAAGCCAATCTTTGGTGTCAATCTGTGGCAATGACATGTACATACTCAATTAAAAATTTATAGACCTCATGCACGGACATCGTCTCGCAGCCATCTTAATGGCCGACAACATTGCCTTGCATGAGTAGGTAATTTGCAGCTGGcacatctctgacaactccTTTTATATGCCTTCCTTAACATTCTGAGGGAGAATGCTCATGATGTCATATGCACAAGGAGATTTCAAATCTCTTAGAttttaataatgcaaatttaaCCTGAATATCCTCGACACTTCTTTTAGTACATGTAAGTTCAgttttttcttttgcaaaacaatctttttttaaactCCAATCTCAGCATGGTTTTATCacataaaatctttttttttaattatacatgTGTTTTCCtccctgaaataaaaaaaaaaacatatcattaccctggctttaagCAAGCAAGCCTTTTACAGCACACAAGCATTttgaaggaataaattcctgccaggtaccaaTTTACTtcccctgggttgagtgcatcacaatatgaatcaatttcttgctgaaggcaATCATACCGTGTTTacgatttgaacccacgacccaaGTTTCAAAGCCAGGAGACTAATCATGTATGGGGGTGCCCTGGCCGAGTGGTCTACGGCACCTGATTAGAAACATGAGAGTTCTGGGTTCGATTCCCTACTACGGCACCTTCAGCAAGGCATTTCTGTACACATTTGTTCCTTATGCattgaataaatacaatacTGTAGGGCATAATAACAAATGTGCAAGAGCTTAAAAAAAGGGTTTACTTACTTGTCGTCCTTCTCGTAAACGTTCAATCCGAGCGCGTCGACTCCAAGCCAAAGATCAGTACCTTTCTTGTTTCTGATTTCAAAGTAGTTGACACCATACATCTCAAGATCCTGTGCAATCTTCATATACTCGGTAATAGCATCCTCCCTgtccaaaagaaaaattaaagaaaacaaattggtAGTGATGCCAAGTCTTGATACATAAAAACAATCCacacaatattaataataataatggcaaaaagaagctgctgaaaactgcttaactaataaaagagagccaatggagtaaattagaaagtcaaaagggtcctaagctttcgatcctagcagaatctttgtCGGAGGCAAAAGGACAAACATatggcctaagctttcgatcctagcagaatcttcgtcggaggcaaaaggACAAACATatcttaggccccttttgactttctaataataacaatgaatacaaaataattccaTTAGGAATTCACTTGAGCTAATCATATCCAACATTGACTTTTGgcgagaaagaaagagatgctctattcaactcggccaCGTCTTATTGAATATAGagcttctttctttcacctcatgaaaaatcacacaccatcacactcatgcctattcgtaTACGAAAAATAACAGACATTGAGTAGAAAACATCAGGCCTTCATGGTCAAGTTGCTTGAAatctaagtacatgtacatgtcagtAAGGCGCAGCAAACTTATTATCGGTTGCGGGTCGCCGCGCCTCGGACGAAATCCCGCCGTCCGGGACGATTCGGTTATCCAGCGAGCCCCTTTTTCTCCTAGCGCGCCCCGGACGCGGCGCACCGCTATTCATCCCGCCGCGCCCGGGACGACAGATCCAAGAGCTCGACGAGATTCATCCCGCCGCGGGTGGGACGAAATTACGTCACAGCTACCTACCTCGATATcgggcgaagttcgtgcaggctccactccacttcactaccgctacactacactccacctacccgaacttcgggacagtgaactcgatcggatattccgagtcacaaaggtgggatggaaatcatgtttattgtaaaaattaaagaaaaaaaatataacgagacAGATAAataacttaatatcttactctacacccgtatttcactccgtgtccatcctccggttatcctcaaaattggtgattttgggccagtatcaatTTCCTCACACGTACGCCCGGCCCGTACGGTATACCCagtggttgtgtgtccggacgggttgggtgtccggacacatgacttttactctcaattttgaaaagtttacaagcaatgtctttaattctttttagcacagaatataagaaaatattataaagaacaaatattgatggtgaaaaaaaactattcaacctatatttttggtttattcctgagataaaaacaaggcttcatttctgttacatgtccggacacccaaccccccatcctactattatttatttattaaatttttttttgggggggatgccGTAATTAACTTTTgctatagtcatgatagtggtAGAAAACTGAGTGATAATACGTCAAGTTGATTCTTAAGTTGTTTGTAcctctcttcttttccttccccATAATTGCGTTTATTAACTTTCATTACTAATTCATCTTTTCATTAttcaaattgacgcctgttttGTGTGTTCTTTTATTTCTAACGTACTTTAAAAGGATACTTGGATTTTGCGAACAATCTTCATGTTCTGTTTTTTAGCAAAGCTAGTGGGAATATTATCATAAGCAGAGAATATGATTGATATGCAGaatacaatattattttcataactttataattcatgattaaaaaaatataaacgaGAGGttaatggtagtggtggtaatgACGATGGAGCAGAAATATTCTGAGCTTTAATCCAGGGACACCATTCCATACATTGTTTGGTAGAAAAAAATGCTATTAGGCCTAGGTAATGGGTCGAGATAGTACTGACCAACTAGACTGGTGTACCAATTAAGAATTTATCGTATAGgattataaaaatcatatgcattttcccttttccctctttctaTCCCCGGTTTCGACCACTCTCCCtcgaaaagaaagaaacaataattcattaatacaTGTCTAGCTAGCTGGCTATGCAATACACACGTTGTGCTTTAGATACCAAACCGGCATGCACGCGCAGCTACTGAGCTAGCTAGCTGTAGACTCGGTTACGTTAGACTTGTacctaattatgtattcatattttctatttttagatGATAGGTCGAGCGCGTATATATAAGTAAACCGAGCAGCACATGCACACACCACATGCACAAACATACACCATACACACAGTTTCCTGATGCGATAGCCGCGCCGCGATCTGGTACAGTACACGTACAGAAGGCAGATGGAGGGTAGCCGGGGTTTAGGTGAGGGAAGCAGCTAGGCCGCGCTTCCTGGACTTATATgggatatgggggggggggggggggggggagcagttGGGATGGGAGGGTGTTTTACTTCTAATACTCATTCAGTTCAATTACGtcgttataatttttttttgggggggatgccGTAATTAACTTTTgctatagtcatgatagtggtATAAAACTGAGTGATAATACGTCAAGTTGATTCTTAAGTTGTTTGTACCTCGATCTCTTCTTTTCCCCAGAATTGCGTTTATCAACTTTCATATCCAATTCatcttttctttattcaaattgacgcctgttttGTGTGTTCTTTTATTTCTAACGTTAAAAGGATATCTGGATTTTGCGAACAATCTTTATGTTCTGTTTTTGAGCAAAGCTAGTGGGAATATTATCATAAGCAGAGAATATGATTGATATGCAGaatacaatattattttcataactttataattcatgatttaaaaaatataaacgaGAGgtaatggtagtggtggtaatgAAGATGGAGCAAAATATTCTGAGCTCCAGTCCAGGGACACCATTTCATACATTGTTTGGTAGACAAAATGCTATTAGGCCTAGGTAATGGGTCGAGACTGTACTGACCAACTAGATTGGTTTTAGACCAATTAAGAATTTATCgtatatgattataaaaatcatatgcattttcccttttccctctttcGACCCCCGGTTTCGACATCCCTCCCtcgaaaataaagaaacaagaattcattaatacatacat
Proteins encoded in this window:
- the LOC129259570 gene encoding moesin produces the protein MKIAQDLEMYGVNYFEIRNKKGTDLWLGVDALGLNVYEKDDKLTPKIGFPWSEIRNISFNDKKFVIKPIEKKAPDFVFYASRLRINKRILALCMGNHELYMRRRKPDTIEVQQMKAQAKEEKQAKKLEREQLAIEMKKRQETEEKYKRLQQQIREKELAEEKSREDLKRWEEESRAMREKLQQQQMESEEYQSKVAAMEMQMNEATLEREMTAQEKEEMRARVEALADEKARLEQSREESLKESAEFAEKLRMSQERERELQEAQEAAAAQHAAQLAAQREAQQLIPKDEGEEDEQDHELEVQQDDTDDLDDKESYLPDKHLLDKLQKLQSELKAMKDESKGEDKYDQIHQENIRAGRDKYQTLRNIRSGNTRQRIDTFENI